Proteins encoded together in one Lathyrus oleraceus cultivar Zhongwan6 chromosome 5, CAAS_Psat_ZW6_1.0, whole genome shotgun sequence window:
- the LOC127083558 gene encoding ankyrin repeat-containing protein At5g02620 isoform X3, whose amino-acid sequence MTKQLTGKRDDTHLHSAARAGNLEVVKETLKDAEGDELVELLARQNQDGETALYVAAEYGYVNVVREMIQYYDLAEAAIKARNGFDAFHIAAKQGDIDILKILMEVHPELSMTVDPSNTTALHTAAAQGHIDIVKFLLEAGSSLATIAKSNGKTALHSAARNGHLEVVKALLEKEPGVAIRVDKKGQTALHMAVKGQNLEVVEELIKADPSTINMVDTKGNTALHIATRKARAQIVKMLLAQKETDTNAVNRSGETAVDTAEKIGNQDVRAILLEHGVQSAKTIKPQGTTTTARELKQTVSDIKNEVHYQLEHTRQTRKRVQGIAKRINKMHTEGLDNAINSTTVVAVLIATVAFAAIFTVPGQFVDDPNNIPPGMALGEANIAPEVSFIIFFVFDSIALFISLAVVIVQTSVVVIESKAKKQMMAIINKLMWLACVLISVAFLALSFVVVGKEERWLAIGVTIIGTTIMATTLGTMCYWVIRHRIETKNLKNMRRSSLDSSAKSFSVTALSDSELINNDFKKMYAI is encoded by the exons ATGACGAAACAATTGACAGGAAAAAGAGATGATACACATTTGCATTCTGCGGCAAGAGCGGGGAATTTAGAAGTTGTGAAAGAAACCCTTAAAGATGCTGAAGGAGATGAGTTGGTTGAATTATTGGCTAGGCAAAATCAAGATGGTGAAACTGCTCTTTATGTTGCTGCTGAATATGGTTACGTCAATGTTGTTCGGGAAATGATTCAGTATTATGATCTCGCTGAGGCGGCAATTAAAGCAAGAAATGGTTTTGATGCATTTCATATCGCTGCTAAACAAGGAGATATAG ATATATTGAAGATCCTAATGGAAGTTCATCCGGAATTGTCAATGACAGTGGATCCATCAAACACAACAGCTTTGCACACAGCCGCAGCACAAGGACATATTGATATAGTAAAATTCCTATTGGAAGCAGGAAGTAGCTTAGCAACCATTGCTAAAAGTAACGGTAAAACCGCTCTTCATTCTGCCGCGAGAAACGGACATTTGGAGGTTGTGAAAGCACTTCTTGAGAAAGAGCCTGGTGTTGCAATAAGGGTTGATAAAAAGGGACAAACAGCACTTCACATGGCTGTTAAGGGACAAAATCTTGAGGTAGTGGAAGAGTTGATAAAAGCCGATCCTTCGACGATAAACATGGTTGATACTAAAGGAAACACCGCATTGCATATAGCAACCAGGAAAGCCAGGGCTCAG ATTGTAAAGATGCTGTTAGCACAAAAGGAAACAGATACAAATGCTGTTAATAGATCAGGCGAAACCGCGGTAGACACTGCTGAGAAAATAGGGAACCAAGATGTTAGAGCCATTCTATTAGAACATGGCGTTCAAAGTGCGAAAACTATAAAACCACAAGGAACAACTACAACGGCTCGCGAGTTAAAACAAACGGTAAGCGACATAAAGAACGAGGTACATTACCAACTAGAACACACTCGACAAACGCGAAAGCGCGTCCAAGGAATCGCGAAACGGATCAACAAAATGCATACAGAAGGACTCGACAACGCAATAAACTCAACAACCGTTGTTGCAGTACTAATAGCAACGGTTGCATTTGCCGCGATTTTCACCGTCCCTGGTCAATTTGTGGACGATCCAAACAATATTCCACCGGGGATGGCACTCGGTGAAGCGAATATAGCGCCAGAAGTATCGTTTATAATTTTCTTCGTGTTTGATTCAATCGCGCTCTTCATTTCTCTAGCCGTTGTGATTGTTCAAACTTCGGTCGTTGTTATAGAaagcaaagcaaagaaacaaATGATGGCTATTATTAATAAGCTAATGTGGTTAGCTTGTGTGCTTATTTCTGTGGCATTTTTGGCATTGTCATTTGTTGTGGTTGGAAAGGAAGAAAGATGGTTGGCAATTGGTGTTACCATTATAGGGACAACTATAATGGCTACAACGTTGGGAACTATGTGTTATTGGGTGATTAGGCATAGAATTGAGACAAAAAATTTGAAGAACATGAGGAGATCCTCATTGGATAGCAGTGCAAAGTCATTCTCTGTGACTGCTTTATCAGATTCTGAGTTGATAAACAATGACTTTAAGAAAATGTATGCTATTTAG
- the LOC127083558 gene encoding ankyrin repeat-containing protein At5g02620 isoform X2, which yields MKEIKFKMTKQLTGKRDDTHLHSAARAGNLEVVKETLKDAEGDELVELLARQNQDGETALYVAAEYGYVNVVREMIQYYDLAEAAIKARNGFDAFHIAAKQGDIDILKILMEVHPELSMTVDPSNTTALHTAAAQGHIDIVKFLLEAGSSLATIAKSNGKTALHSAARNGHLEVVKALLEKEPGVAIRVDKKGQTALHMAVKGQNLEVVEELIKADPSTINMVDTKGNTALHIATRKARAQIVKMLLAQKETDTNAVNRSGETAVDTAEKIGNQDVRAILLEHGVQSAKTIKPQGTTTTARELKQTVSDIKNEVHYQLEHTRQTRKRVQGIAKRINKMHTEGLDNAINSTTVVAVLIATVAFAAIFTVPGQFVDDPNNIPPGMALGEANIAPEVSFIIFFVFDSIALFISLAVVIVQTSVVVIESKAKKQMMAIINKLMWLACVLISVAFLALSFVVVGKEERWLAIGVTIIGTTIMATTLGTMCYWVIRHRIETKNLKNMRRSSLDSSAKSFSVTALSDSELINNDFKKMYAI from the exons ATGAAAGAAATTAAATTT AAAATGACGAAACAATTGACAGGAAAAAGAGATGATACACATTTGCATTCTGCGGCAAGAGCGGGGAATTTAGAAGTTGTGAAAGAAACCCTTAAAGATGCTGAAGGAGATGAGTTGGTTGAATTATTGGCTAGGCAAAATCAAGATGGTGAAACTGCTCTTTATGTTGCTGCTGAATATGGTTACGTCAATGTTGTTCGGGAAATGATTCAGTATTATGATCTCGCTGAGGCGGCAATTAAAGCAAGAAATGGTTTTGATGCATTTCATATCGCTGCTAAACAAGGAGATATAG ATATATTGAAGATCCTAATGGAAGTTCATCCGGAATTGTCAATGACAGTGGATCCATCAAACACAACAGCTTTGCACACAGCCGCAGCACAAGGACATATTGATATAGTAAAATTCCTATTGGAAGCAGGAAGTAGCTTAGCAACCATTGCTAAAAGTAACGGTAAAACCGCTCTTCATTCTGCCGCGAGAAACGGACATTTGGAGGTTGTGAAAGCACTTCTTGAGAAAGAGCCTGGTGTTGCAATAAGGGTTGATAAAAAGGGACAAACAGCACTTCACATGGCTGTTAAGGGACAAAATCTTGAGGTAGTGGAAGAGTTGATAAAAGCCGATCCTTCGACGATAAACATGGTTGATACTAAAGGAAACACCGCATTGCATATAGCAACCAGGAAAGCCAGGGCTCAG ATTGTAAAGATGCTGTTAGCACAAAAGGAAACAGATACAAATGCTGTTAATAGATCAGGCGAAACCGCGGTAGACACTGCTGAGAAAATAGGGAACCAAGATGTTAGAGCCATTCTATTAGAACATGGCGTTCAAAGTGCGAAAACTATAAAACCACAAGGAACAACTACAACGGCTCGCGAGTTAAAACAAACGGTAAGCGACATAAAGAACGAGGTACATTACCAACTAGAACACACTCGACAAACGCGAAAGCGCGTCCAAGGAATCGCGAAACGGATCAACAAAATGCATACAGAAGGACTCGACAACGCAATAAACTCAACAACCGTTGTTGCAGTACTAATAGCAACGGTTGCATTTGCCGCGATTTTCACCGTCCCTGGTCAATTTGTGGACGATCCAAACAATATTCCACCGGGGATGGCACTCGGTGAAGCGAATATAGCGCCAGAAGTATCGTTTATAATTTTCTTCGTGTTTGATTCAATCGCGCTCTTCATTTCTCTAGCCGTTGTGATTGTTCAAACTTCGGTCGTTGTTATAGAaagcaaagcaaagaaacaaATGATGGCTATTATTAATAAGCTAATGTGGTTAGCTTGTGTGCTTATTTCTGTGGCATTTTTGGCATTGTCATTTGTTGTGGTTGGAAAGGAAGAAAGATGGTTGGCAATTGGTGTTACCATTATAGGGACAACTATAATGGCTACAACGTTGGGAACTATGTGTTATTGGGTGATTAGGCATAGAATTGAGACAAAAAATTTGAAGAACATGAGGAGATCCTCATTGGATAGCAGTGCAAAGTCATTCTCTGTGACTGCTTTATCAGATTCTGAGTTGATAAACAATGACTTTAAGAAAATGTATGCTATTTAG
- the LOC127083558 gene encoding ankyrin repeat-containing protein At5g02620 isoform X1, protein MHQKIGNLKMGEIKVVSPMAQTQVMSVSTPRKKMTKQLTGKRDDTHLHSAARAGNLEVVKETLKDAEGDELVELLARQNQDGETALYVAAEYGYVNVVREMIQYYDLAEAAIKARNGFDAFHIAAKQGDIDILKILMEVHPELSMTVDPSNTTALHTAAAQGHIDIVKFLLEAGSSLATIAKSNGKTALHSAARNGHLEVVKALLEKEPGVAIRVDKKGQTALHMAVKGQNLEVVEELIKADPSTINMVDTKGNTALHIATRKARAQIVKMLLAQKETDTNAVNRSGETAVDTAEKIGNQDVRAILLEHGVQSAKTIKPQGTTTTARELKQTVSDIKNEVHYQLEHTRQTRKRVQGIAKRINKMHTEGLDNAINSTTVVAVLIATVAFAAIFTVPGQFVDDPNNIPPGMALGEANIAPEVSFIIFFVFDSIALFISLAVVIVQTSVVVIESKAKKQMMAIINKLMWLACVLISVAFLALSFVVVGKEERWLAIGVTIIGTTIMATTLGTMCYWVIRHRIETKNLKNMRRSSLDSSAKSFSVTALSDSELINNDFKKMYAI, encoded by the exons ATGCATCAAAAGATAGGAAATTTGAAGATGGGTGAAATCAAAGTGGTGTCACCAATGGCGCAGACACAGGTTATGTCTGTGAGCACGCCGAGGAAGAAAATGACGAAACAATTGACAGGAAAAAGAGATGATACACATTTGCATTCTGCGGCAAGAGCGGGGAATTTAGAAGTTGTGAAAGAAACCCTTAAAGATGCTGAAGGAGATGAGTTGGTTGAATTATTGGCTAGGCAAAATCAAGATGGTGAAACTGCTCTTTATGTTGCTGCTGAATATGGTTACGTCAATGTTGTTCGGGAAATGATTCAGTATTATGATCTCGCTGAGGCGGCAATTAAAGCAAGAAATGGTTTTGATGCATTTCATATCGCTGCTAAACAAGGAGATATAG ATATATTGAAGATCCTAATGGAAGTTCATCCGGAATTGTCAATGACAGTGGATCCATCAAACACAACAGCTTTGCACACAGCCGCAGCACAAGGACATATTGATATAGTAAAATTCCTATTGGAAGCAGGAAGTAGCTTAGCAACCATTGCTAAAAGTAACGGTAAAACCGCTCTTCATTCTGCCGCGAGAAACGGACATTTGGAGGTTGTGAAAGCACTTCTTGAGAAAGAGCCTGGTGTTGCAATAAGGGTTGATAAAAAGGGACAAACAGCACTTCACATGGCTGTTAAGGGACAAAATCTTGAGGTAGTGGAAGAGTTGATAAAAGCCGATCCTTCGACGATAAACATGGTTGATACTAAAGGAAACACCGCATTGCATATAGCAACCAGGAAAGCCAGGGCTCAG ATTGTAAAGATGCTGTTAGCACAAAAGGAAACAGATACAAATGCTGTTAATAGATCAGGCGAAACCGCGGTAGACACTGCTGAGAAAATAGGGAACCAAGATGTTAGAGCCATTCTATTAGAACATGGCGTTCAAAGTGCGAAAACTATAAAACCACAAGGAACAACTACAACGGCTCGCGAGTTAAAACAAACGGTAAGCGACATAAAGAACGAGGTACATTACCAACTAGAACACACTCGACAAACGCGAAAGCGCGTCCAAGGAATCGCGAAACGGATCAACAAAATGCATACAGAAGGACTCGACAACGCAATAAACTCAACAACCGTTGTTGCAGTACTAATAGCAACGGTTGCATTTGCCGCGATTTTCACCGTCCCTGGTCAATTTGTGGACGATCCAAACAATATTCCACCGGGGATGGCACTCGGTGAAGCGAATATAGCGCCAGAAGTATCGTTTATAATTTTCTTCGTGTTTGATTCAATCGCGCTCTTCATTTCTCTAGCCGTTGTGATTGTTCAAACTTCGGTCGTTGTTATAGAaagcaaagcaaagaaacaaATGATGGCTATTATTAATAAGCTAATGTGGTTAGCTTGTGTGCTTATTTCTGTGGCATTTTTGGCATTGTCATTTGTTGTGGTTGGAAAGGAAGAAAGATGGTTGGCAATTGGTGTTACCATTATAGGGACAACTATAATGGCTACAACGTTGGGAACTATGTGTTATTGGGTGATTAGGCATAGAATTGAGACAAAAAATTTGAAGAACATGAGGAGATCCTCATTGGATAGCAGTGCAAAGTCATTCTCTGTGACTGCTTTATCAGATTCTGAGTTGATAAACAATGACTTTAAGAAAATGTATGCTATTTAG